A region of Salvia splendens isolate huo1 chromosome 17, SspV2, whole genome shotgun sequence DNA encodes the following proteins:
- the LOC121775041 gene encoding protein PELOTA 1-like, with protein sequence MKIVRRDLTRNGPGSVKMIPEEADDLWIAYNLIVAGDSVMAVTVRKVMREAASGGRDAERVKLKLEINVESVEYDKEGAVLRIRGKNCLENEHVKIGAFHTLEIDVNRAFVLRKDIWDSLALDVIHQASDPNASADLAVVLMQEGLCHILLIGKSITITRARIETSIPRKHGPAVAGYDKALTKFFENILLAFLKHVDFNVVRCAVIASPGFTKDQFHKHLMLEAERRQLRSVIENKSRIILVHTTSGYKHSLREVLDAPNVMNMIKDTKAAQEVRGLKDFFSMLSNDPERACYGPKHVEVAHERMAIQTLLITDELFRSSDVATRKKYVNLVDSIKASGGTVHIFSSMHVSGEQLAQLTGIAAILRFPLPDLDDIEM encoded by the exons ATGAAGATCGTGCGTAGAGACCTGACGCGCAACGGACCTGGAAGTGTGAAg ATGATTCCAGAAGAAGCAGATGATCTGTGGATTGCTTATAATTTGATTGTAGCGGGCGATAGTGTAATGGCCGTCACAGTCAG AAAGGTTATGAGAGAAGCTGCTTCGGGAGGAAGAGATGCTGAAAGAGTGAAACTGAAACTAGAAATCAATGTTGAG AGTGTCGAGTATGATAAAGAAGGAGCTGTCTTACGCATACGTGGGAAGAATTGTTTGGAGAATGAGCATGTCAAG ATAGGAGCATTTCACACCCTAGAAATTGATGTCAACCGGGCTTTTGTATTGAGGAAG GACATCTGGGACTCGTTGGCACTGGATGTTATTCACCAGGCATCTG ATCCTAACGCTAGCGCAGACCTGGCTGTTGTTCTGATGCAAGAAGGTCTATGTCATATTTTACTTATTGGTAAAAG CATTACAATTACGCGTGCTCGTATAGAGACTTCAATACCGCGAAAGCATGGACCTGCTGTTGCTGGATATGATAAA GCCTTGACTAAGTTTTTCGAAAATATCTTACTG GCATTTCTTAAGCATGTGGATTTTAATGTCGTTCGCTGTGCTGTGATTGCCAGTCCAGGATTTACTAAG GACCAATTTCATAAGCACTTAATGCTGGAAGCAGAGAGGAGGCAGCTGAGGTCTGTCATTGAGAATAAGTCCCGCATTATTCTCGTCCACACTACCTCTGGCTACAA GCATAGCTTGAGAGAGGTTTTGGATGCTCCTAATGTCATGAATATGATAAAAGATACAAAAGCTGCACAAGAG GTTCGAGGACTTAAGGATTTCTTTTCCATGCTTTCCAAT GATCCTGAACGTGCATGCTATGGACCCAAACATGTTGAAGTTGCCCATGAGCGAATGGCTATCCAGACGCTTCTAATAACCGATGAGCTCTTCAG gAGTTCTGATGTTGCAACAAGGAAAAAGTATGTCAATTTGGTTGACTCAATCAAGGCTTCCGGAGGCACTGTTCACATCTTCTCATCGATGCACGTTTCAGGAGAGC AACTAGCGCAGCTGACTGGTATTGCTGCGATTCTTCGTTTCCCACTGCCAGACCTAGACGACATAGAAATGTAA